From Patulibacter sp. SYSU D01012:
AAGCCACGCTGGACGTCGATCACCAGGAGCGCTGAGGTCATGCCCGCATCCTGGGGCCGCGCCCGCCGGTGCGCCAGTGGCAGCTTTGCCATGTGTCGCTAGGATCCTGCCAGCGTGCCGCACCGCGTCGTCGCCCTCCTGCTGCCCGGCGTCCTCGCGCTCGACCTGGCCGCGCCCGCCCACGTGTTCGGGCACTGCGGCGCGCCGCGGTACGTCTTCGGGCTGTGCGGGCTGGCGGCCGGGCCGGTGCCCACCTCGACGGGGTTCGACGTCGTCGCGCCCTCCGGGCTCGGGGCGCTCGCGGCGGCCGACACCGTCGTCGTCCCCGGGACGGCCGGCCGTGACGTGCCGCCCGCCGCGGCCGCCGCGGTGCGCGCGGCGTACGACCGCGGCGCGCGCGTCCTGTCCGTCTGCACCGGCGCCTTCGTGCTCGCGGCGGCGGGACTGCTCGACGGCCGCCGGGCCACGACCCACTGGGACGAGTGCGCCGCGCTCGCCGCGGAGCACCCGGACGTCCGCGTCGATCCCGGCGTGCTCTACGTCGACGAGGGCCGCGTGCTGACGAGCGCCGGCGTCGCCGCGGGCATCGACCTGTGCCTGCACGTCGTGCGCCGCGACCACGGTGCCGAGGTGGCGGCCGCGGTCGCCCGCCGCACGGTCGTGGCCCCGCACCGCGACGGCGGTCAGGCGCAGTTCGTCCCCCGCCCGATCGACGGCGGCGCGGCGGGCCCCGACGCCGGCCGCCCGCTCGCGGCCGGCCTGGAGCGCACGCGCCAGTGGGCGCTCGGGCGGCTCGACGCGCCGCTCGACGTCGCCGCCCTGGCCCGCCACGCCCACGTCTCGCCGCGCACGTTCGCCCGCCGGTTCCGCGAGGAGACGGGCACGACCCCCGGCCGGTGGGTCCTGGACCAGCGGACGTTGCGCGCGCAGGAGCTGCTCGAGACGACCGACCTGCCGGTCGAGGAGGTCGCCGCCCGCAGCGGCTTCGGCAGCGCGGCGTCGTTGCGCCAGCACCTCGCCCGCCGCGCGCGGACCACGCCGACGGCCTACCGGCGGACGTTCCGCGCCGCGCCAGACGCCGCCGCGCCGGAGGCGGCGGACGGGGCGCGCTGACGGCCTACGGGAACGCCGGGACGGGCCCGGCGACCCCCGGGACGGTCGGGCGCTCGCGCGGCGGCTCCGGCGGCGCGACGTACGCGCCGGGCTTCGGCCGCTCCTGGCCGCCCGGGAAGGCCAGGCGCAGGATGGAGCGCTGCACCATGAGCCACTGCTGCAGGAACGGGCCGGTGTTGTACGGCAGCCCGTACTGCTCGCAGACCGCCTTGACCTTCGGCGCGATCTCCTTGTAGCGCGAGCTCGGCATGTCGGGGAACAGGTGGTGCTCGACCTGGTAGCTCAGGTTGCCGCTCATCAGGTGGAACGTGTCCGAGCCCTCGATGTTCGCCGCGCCGATGAGCTGCCGCACGTACCAGCCGCCGCGCGTCTCGTCGGCGACCTCCTCCTCGGTGAAGGTGTACGCCTGGTCGGGGAAGTGGCCGCAGAAGATGATCGCGTTCGCCCAGACGTTGCGGACGATGTTGGCCGTGAAGTTGGCCTTCAGCGTCTTCTTCCAGTGCTTGCCCGAGAGGGCGGGGAAGAGGACGTAGTCCTTCGCGATCTGGCGCACGGCCTTGCCGGCGATGCCCTTGAGCTCGTCCCGGAGCTGCCGCTTGTCCTTCTTGCCCTTGCGGATCGCCTCGAGGTCGAGGTCGTGGATCGCGACGCCCCACTCGAACGCCACCATCACGAGGACGTTCAGCAGCGGCTGCAGCAGGAAGAACGGCTCCCACGGCTGCTTGGGGTCGATCCGCATGAACTCGTAGCCGACGTCCTTGTC
This genomic window contains:
- a CDS encoding helix-turn-helix domain-containing protein; translation: MPHRVVALLLPGVLALDLAAPAHVFGHCGAPRYVFGLCGLAAGPVPTSTGFDVVAPSGLGALAAADTVVVPGTAGRDVPPAAAAAVRAAYDRGARVLSVCTGAFVLAAAGLLDGRRATTHWDECAALAAEHPDVRVDPGVLYVDEGRVLTSAGVAAGIDLCLHVVRRDHGAEVAAAVARRTVVAPHRDGGQAQFVPRPIDGGAAGPDAGRPLAAGLERTRQWALGRLDAPLDVAALARHAHVSPRTFARRFREETGTTPGRWVLDQRTLRAQELLETTDLPVEEVAARSGFGSAASLRQHLARRARTTPTAYRRTFRAAPDAAAPEAADGAR
- a CDS encoding acyl-CoA desaturase gives rise to the protein MSTESGPSTSSIPDTQDDARPGVSRRGGDPTASNPLHRLTPEQIEEIGEAFQKIHDEVRADLGDRDATYIRSIIEFHRRLTALSRIVLMASRYPPAWLLGTTGLSVAKILENMEIGHNVLHGQWDWMNDPQIHSSTWDWDTASTAASWKHSHNYIHHTFTNIVGKDKDVGYEFMRIDPKQPWEPFFLLQPLLNVLVMVAFEWGVAIHDLDLEAIRKGKKDKRQLRDELKGIAGKAVRQIAKDYVLFPALSGKHWKKTLKANFTANIVRNVWANAIIFCGHFPDQAYTFTEEEVADETRGGWYVRQLIGAANIEGSDTFHLMSGNLSYQVEHHLFPDMPSSRYKEIAPKVKAVCEQYGLPYNTGPFLQQWLMVQRSILRLAFPGGQERPKPGAYVAPPEPPRERPTVPGVAGPVPAFP